One Mugil cephalus isolate CIBA_MC_2020 chromosome 12, CIBA_Mcephalus_1.1, whole genome shotgun sequence DNA segment encodes these proteins:
- the pofut2 gene encoding GDP-fucose protein O-fucosyltransferase 2 produces MAFSALHKPDIFLASTHYFNAFLLSIFVAFATPEAVNTGNAFSASHTATAPVAAARDLRYLLYDVNPPEGFNLRRDVYIRMASLVKSLRKEGDDWVLVLPPWGRLYHWQSPNIHQMRIPWGEFFSLTSLQANVPVMEYEEFIAENGGPFIDQVLVLQNYAEGWTDGKWEEKVDERPCIDKLMYSKDKQGYYRGWFWGYEETRARNVTCISAQGHASIMAPVLQRNITATSVLLDRAETLLHDHYAGKDYWDTRRSMVFAKHLRLIGDDFRAKHLNSTDDRDRTVYSEDWTRMKAKPGSAKGGPYLGVHLRRKDFIWGHREDVPSLKGAVKKMRSLMKKHKLEKVFVATDADDEELKDLKKLLPDMVRFEPSVEDLELLKDGGVAIIDQWICAHARFFIGTSVSTFSFRIHEEREILGFDPKMTYNRFCGDTEKECEQPTHWKIVY; encoded by the exons ATGGCGTTCAGCGCACTGCATAAACCAGATATATTCCTTGCTTCAACGCATTATTTCAACGCATTCCTTTTGTCTATTTTCGTCGCCTTTGCGACACCTGAAGCAGTAAACACTGGAAATGCGTTCAGTGCAAGTCACACGGCTACTGCACCCGTCGCTGCTGCTAGGGACTTGCG GTACCTCTTGTATGATGTGAACCCCCCAGAGGGTTTCAACCTTCGCAGGGATGTCTATATCCGCATGGCCTCCCTGGTCAAGTCTTTGAGGAAAGAGGGGGATGACTGGGTCCTGGTGCTCCCCCCATGGGGCCGTCTCTACCACTGGCAGAGCCCCAACATTCACCAGATGCGCATCCCATGGGGCGAGTTCTTCAGCCTCACTAGCCTGCAGGCCAACGTGCCCGTCATGGAGTATGAGGAATTCATTGCTG AAAATGGAGGCCCATTCATAGATCAAGTTCTGGTTCTGCAAAACTATGCTGAAGGGTGGACTGATGGGAAATGGGAGGAAAAGGTTGATGAGCGGCCATGCATTGACAAGCTGATGTACTCCAAAGATAAACAGGGATACTACAG GGGCTGGTTTTGGGGCTACGAGGAGACGAGAGCTCGAAATGTGACATGTATATCAGCTCAGGGCCATGCCTCAATCATGGCTCCTGTTCTACAGAGAAACATCACAGCGAC ATCAGTTTTGCTTGACAGAGCAGAAACACTCCTTCATGATCACTATGCTGGAAAGGATTACTGGGAT ACTCGGCGCAGCATGGTTTTCGCTAAGCACTTGCGACTCATAGGAGATGACTTCAGAGCAAAACACCTAAACTCCACAGATGACAGAGACCGTACAGTATACAGTGAGGACTGGACTCGCATGAAG GCCAAGCCCGGCTCAGCGAAAGGTGGTCCATATCTGGGCGTCCACCTGCGCAGGAAGGACTTTATCTGGGGTCACAGAGAGGATGTACCCAGTCTTAAGGGAGCAGTCAAAAAAATGCGCAGCTTGatgaagaaacacaaactggaGAAAGTGTTTGTTGCGACAGATGCAGATGATGAAG AGTTGAAGGATCTGAAAAAGTTGCTGCCTGACATGGTGCGGTTTGAGCCATCCGTAGAGGACTTAGAGCTCCTTAAAGACGGAGGAGTCGCCATCATTGACCAGTGGATATGTGCCCATGCCAG ATTCTTCATAGGAACCTCAGTGTCCACCTTCTCTTTCCGGATccatgaagagagagagatccTGGGCTTTGACCCCAAAATGACATACAATCGTTTCTGTGGGGACACCGAGAAAGAATGTGAACAGCCCACACACTGGAAGATAGTTTACTGA
- the LOC125017452 gene encoding tubulin alpha chain-like: MRECISVHVGQAGVQMGNTCWELYCLEHGIQPDGQMPSNKPIGGHDDSFTTFFSETGAGKYVPRAIFVDLEPTVIDEVRTGTYRQLFHPEQLISGKEDAANNYARGHYTIGKEIIDSVLDRIRKLADQCTGLQGFLVFHSFGGGTGSGFTSLLMERLSVDFGKKSKLEFAIYPAPQVSTAVVEPYNSILTTHTTLEHSDCAFMVDNEAIYDICRRNLDIERPSYTNLNRLISQIVSSITASLRFDGALNVDLTEFQTNLVPYPRIHFPLATYAPVISAEKAYHEQLSVAEITNSCFEPANQMVKCDPRHGKYMACCLLYRGDVVPKDVNVAIAAIKTKRSIQFVDWCPTGFKVGINYQPPTVVPGGDLAKVQRAVCMLSNTTAIAEAWARLDHKFDLMYAKRAFVHWYVGEGMEEGEFSEAREDMAALEKDYEEVGIDSFEDDEEGEEY, from the exons ATG CGTGAATGCATCTCTGTCCACGTCGGCCAGGCTGGTGTCCAGATGGGGAACACCTGCTGGGAGCTCTACTGTCTGGAGCATGGCATCCAGCCGGACGGCCAAATGCCGAGCAACAAGCCCATTGGTGGCCATGATGACTCCTTCACCACCTTCTTCAGTGAGACTGGAGCGGGGAAGTATGTCCCCAGAGCAATCTTTGTCGACCTGGAGCCCACAGTCATTG ATGAAGTGCGAACAGGAACTTACCGTCAACTCTTCCACCCTGAGCAGCTGATCTCAGGAAAAGAGGATGCGGCTAACAACTACGCCCGTGGACACTACACCATTGGCAAAGAGATCATTGACTCTGTTCTGGACAGGATCCGTAAATTG gCTGATCAGTGCACTGGTCTCCAAGGATTCTTGGTCTTCCACTCCTTCGGTGGAGGCACCGGCTCTGGTTTCACCTCCCTGCTCATGGAGAGACTGTCTGTAGACTTTGGCAAAAAGTCTAAGCTAGAGTTTGCTATCTATCCAGCTCCTCAGGTTTCCACAGCCGTAGTGGAGCCTTATAACTCCATCCTCACCACCCACACCACATTGGAGCACTCTGACTGTGCCTTCATGGTGGACAATGAGGCCATCTATGACATCTGTCGCAGAAACCTCGACATTGAACGTCCATCCTACACCAATCTCAACCGCCTAATCAGCCAGATAGTCTCATCCATCACAGCTTCACTTCGCTTTGATGGAGCCCTGAATGTTGATCTGACAGAGTTCCAGACCAACTTGGTGCCCTACCCTCGTATCCACTTCCCTCTGGCCACCTACGCCCCGGTCATCTCAGCTGAGAAAGCCTACCACGAGCAGCTGTCTGTTGCTGAGATCACTAACTCCTGCTTTGAGCCAGCCAATCAGATGGTGAAGTGTGATCCACGTCATGGCAAATACATGGCCTGCTGTCTGCTATATCGTGGTGATGTGGTGCCCAAAGATGTCAATGTGGCCATTGCTGCCATCAAGACCAAACGTAGCATCCAGTTTGTGGACTGGTGTCCTACAGGCTTCAAGGTGGGTATCAACTACCAGCCTCCAACTGTGGTTCCTGGTGGAGACCTGGCCAAGGTGCAGAGAGCTGTGTGCATGCTGAGCAACACCACAGCCATCGCTGAGGCCTGGGCCAGGCTTGACCACAAGTTTGACCTCATGTACGCCAAGAGAGCCTTTGTCCACTGGTATGTTGGAGAGGGAATGGAGGAAGGAGAGTTCTCAGAGGCCAGAGAAGACATGGCAGCCCTGGAGAAGGATTATGAAGAAGTGGGCATCGATTCATTTGAAGATGATGAGGAAGGCGAGGAATATTAA
- the LOC125017251 gene encoding tubulin alpha chain-like — MRECISIHVGQAGAQIGNACWELYCLEHGIQPDGQMPSEKAAGAGDDSFNTFFSETGAGKHVPRAIFVDLEPTVIDEVRTGTYRQLFHPEQMITGKEDAANNYARGHYTIGKEIIDIVLDRTRKLADQCTGLQGFLIFHSFGGGTGSGFTSLLMERLSVDYGKKSKLEFAIYPAPQVSTAVVEPYNSILTTHTTLEHSDCAFMVDNEAIYDICRRNLDIERPTYTNLNRLIGQIVSSITASLRFDGALNVDLTEFQTNLVPYPRIHFPLATYAPVISAEKAYHEQMSVADITNTCFEPANQMVKCDPRHGKYMACCLLYRGDVVPKDVNSAIAAIKTKRSIQFVDWCPTGFKVGINYQPPTVVPGGDLAKVQRAVCMLSNTTAIAEAWARLDHKFDLMYAKRAFVHWYVGEGMEEGEFAEAREDLAALEKDYEEVGTDSVGDEDDGQEY, encoded by the exons ATG CGTGAATGTATCTCCATACACGTGGGCCAAGCTGGGGCTCAGATTGGTAATGCATGCTGGGAGCTGTACTGTCTGGAACATGGGATCCAGCCAGATGGACAGATGCCCTCGGAGAAGGCTGCTGGAGCAGGAGATGACTCGTTCAACACCTTTTTCAGTGAGACAGGAGCAGGAAAGCATGTTCCCAGAGCCATCTTTGTCGACCTGGAGCCTACTGTCATCG ATGAGGTGCGTACAGGAACGTACCGTCAGCTGTTCCACCCTGAACAGATGATCACAGGAAAGGAGGATGCTGCCAACAACTACGCTCGCGGTCACTACACCATCGGCAAAGAGATCATCGATATTGTTTTAGACAGGACTCGCAAACTG GCTGATCAGTGCACTGGCCTGCAGGGCTTCCTGATCTTCCACTCTTTTGGTGGAGGCACCGGCTCTGGTTTCACCTCCCTGCTCATGGAGAGGCTCTCAGTTGATTATGGCAAAAAGTCTAAGCTAGAGTTTGCTATCTACCCAGCACCCCAGGTTTCCACAGCTGTAGTGGAGCCTTACAACTCCATCCTGACCACCCACACCACCTTGGAGCACTCTGACTGTGCCTTCATGGTAGACAACGAGGCCATCTATGACATCTGCCGCAGAAACCTCGACATTGAGAGACCAACCTACACCAACCTGAACAGGCTCATTGGCCAGATTGTGTCTTCAATCACGGCTTCTCTTCGCTTCGATGGAGCCCTGAATGTTGATCTGACAGAGTTCCAGACCAACTTGGTGCCCTACCCTCGTATCCACTTCCCTCTGGCCACCTACGCCCCGGTCATCTCAGCTGAGAAAGCCTACCACGAGCAGATGTCTGTTGCTGACATCACCAACACCTGTTTTGAGCCAGCCAATCAGATGGTGAAGTGTGATCCACGTCATGGCAAATATATGGCCTGTTGTCTGCTGTATCGTGGTGATGTGGTGCCCAAAGATGTCAACTCTGCTATCGCTGCCATCAAGACCAAACGTAGCATCCAGTTCGTGGACTGGTGTCCTACAGGCTTCAAGGTGGGTATCAACTACCAGCCTCCAACTGTGGTTCCTGGTGGAGACCTGGCCAAGGTGCAGAGAGCTGTGTGCATGCTGAGCAACACCACAGCCATCGCTGAGGCCTGGGCCAGGCTTGACCACAAGTTTGACCTCATGTACGCCAAGAGAGCCTTTGTCCACTGGTATGTTGGAGAGGGAATGGAGGAAGGAGAATTTGCAGAGGCCAGAGAAGACCTGGCAGCCCTGGAGAAGGATTATGAAGAAGTGGGCACCGACAGCGTAGGAGACGAAGATGATGGGCAGGAATACTAA
- the LOC125017250 gene encoding tubulin alpha chain, with amino-acid sequence MRECISMHVGQAGAQMGNACWELYCLEHGIQPDGQMPSDKTIGGGDDSFNTFFSETGAGKHVPRAIFVDLEPTVIDEVRTGTYRQLFHPEQLITGKEDAANNYARGHYTIGKEIIDLVLDRTRKLADQCTGLQGFLIFHSFGGGTGSGFTSLLMERLSVDYGKKSKLEFAVYPAPQVSTAVVEPYNSILTTHTTLEHSDCAFMVDNEAIYDICRRNLDIERPTYTNLNRLIGQIVSSITASLRFDGALNVDLTEFQTNLVPYPRIHFPLATYAPVISAEKAYHEQLSVADITNACFEPANQMVKCDPRHGKYMACCLLYRGDVVPKDVNSAIAAIKTKRTIQFVDWCPTGFKVGINYQPPTVVPGGDLAKVQRAVCMLSNTTAIAEAWARLDHKFDLMYAKRAFVHWYVGEGMEEGEFSEAREDMAALEKDYEEVGTDSLGDEDEEGEEY; translated from the exons ATG CGTGAATGTATTTCAATGCACGTCGGCCAAGCCGGAGCCCAGATGGGCAATGCATGCTGGGAGCTGTATTGTCTGGAACATGGGATCCAGCCAGATGGACAGATGCCCTCGGACAAGACTATTGGAGGAGGAGATGACTCCTTCAATACCTTCTTCAGTGAGACTGGGGCAGGAAAGCATGTTCCCAGAGCCATCTTTGTCGACCTGGAACCTACTGTCATCG ATGAGGTGCGTACAGGAACTTACCGTCAGCTGTTCCACCCTGAACAGCTGATTACAGGAAAGGAGGATGCTGCCAACAACTACGCTCGTGGACACTACACCATCGGCAAGGAGATCATTGATCTTGTTTTAGACAGGACTCGTAAACTG GCTGATCAGTGCACTGGCCTGCAGGGCTTCCTGATCTTCCACTCTTTTGGTGGAGGCACCGGCTCTGGTTTCACCTCCCTGCTCATGGAGAGACTATCTGTCGATTATGGCAAAAAATCTAAACTTGAATTTGCCGTCTACCCAGCCCCTCAGGTTTCCACAGCTGTAGTGGAGCCTTACAACTCCATCCTGACCACCCACACCACCTTGGAGCACTCTGACTGTGCCTTCATGGTGGACAATGAGGCCATCTATGACATCTGTCGCAGAAACCTCGACATTGAGAGACCAACCTACACCAACTTGAACAGGCTCATTGGCCAGATTGTGTCTTCAATCACGGCTTCACTTCGCTTTGATGGAGCCCTGAATGTTGATCTGACAGAGTTCCAGACCAACTTGGTGCCCTACCCTCGTATCCACTTCCCTCTGGCCACCTACGCCCCGGTCATCTCAGCTGAGAAAGCCTACCACGAGCAGCTGTCTGTTGCTGACATCACCAATGCCTGCTTTGAGCCGGCCAATCAGATGGTGAAGTGCGACCCACGTCATGGCAAATACATGGCCTGTTGTCTGCTGTATCGTGGTGACGTGGTGCCCAAAGATGTCAACTCTGCTATCGCTGCCATCAAGACCAAACGCACTATCCAGTTCGTGGACTGGTGTCCCACAGGCTTCAAGGTGGGTATCAACTACCAGCCTCCAACTGTGGTTCCTGGTGGAGACCTGGCCAAGGTGCAGAGAGCTGTGTGCATGCTGAGCAACACCACAGCCATCGCTGAGGCCTGGGCCAGGCTTGACCACAAGTTTGACCTCATGTACGCCAAGAGAGCCTTTGTCCACTGGTATGTTGGAGAGGGAATGGAGGAAGGAGAGTTCTCAGAGGCCAGAGAAGACATGGCAGCCCTGGAGAAGGATTATGAAGAAGTGGGCACCGACAGCTTGGGAGAcgaagatgaagaaggagaggagtaCTGA
- the dnajb2 gene encoding dnaJ homolog subfamily B member 2 isoform X1, which produces MVDYYNILGVPKTASQEEIKKAYRKLALKWHPDKNPDNKAEAERKFKQLAEAYEVLSDKSKRESYDRSKDDGWQRTGYTHSNSSTDFTGFPFTFRSPDEVFREFFGGKDPFADFFEGMPSSSNLGPSRFFSFPSAGAGFTSFSSTSNFMNGMANESFLGSNSSHTCSTVTINVNGKRTTIKKENGQERTEIEENGVLTKVLINGVEDEMALALELSRRQNQSKQATQKPNIQNRPSAQPERPHLSPSPFSGFAGTHRSFSSAPSYRYKVEESSEDDDEDEELQMALAFSLSELEAQQRAAAADRISGAGGVGRVRINKARGLGNDVGVKREFLNVERNAKIVVEDKRANGQFKMDSEPGVESETEKKRTRVPDLSPESPSTASTTPQSQSSEERFQPAINTNAGCVKKKKKCGCVVC; this is translated from the exons ATGGTGGACTACTATAATATCCTAGGAGTGCCAAAAACAGCCTCACAGGAAGAAATCAAGAAGGC GTACAGGAAACTGGCCCTAAAATGGCATCCTGACAAAAACCCAGACAACAAggcagaagcagagagaaagtTCAAACAGCTTGCAGAGGCCTATGAAGTCCTGTCCGACA AGAGCAAACGTGAGTCATATGACAGATCTAAAGACGATGGATGGCAACGCACGG GTTACACCCACTCCAACTCTTCAACGGACTTCACTGGATTCCCCTTCACATTCCGCAGCCCAGACGAGGTGTTCAGAGAGTTTTTTGGTGGAAAGGATCCGTTTGCTGATTTTTTTG AAGGGATGCCGTCATCCTCCAACCTCGGCCCCAGTCGATTCTTCTCTTTTCCCTCAGCAGGAG CTGGCTTTACCTCGTTCTCATCAACCTCCAATTTTATGAATGGGATGGCCAACGAGAGCTTCTTAGGATCCAACTCTAGCCACACATGTTCAACTGTTACCATAAATGTAAATGGAAAACGCACCACCATTAAAAA GGAGAACGGGCAGGAAAGAACGGAGATTGAGGAGAATGGGGTGTTAACGAAGGTGTTGATTAATG GTGTGGAAGACGAAATGGCGCTCGCTCTGGAGCTGAGCCGAAGACAGAACCAGTCCAAGCAGGCGACTCAGAAGCCAAATATCCAGAACAGACCATCTGCCCAACCAGAGAGGCCACACCTCAGTCCCAGCCCTTTCTCCGGCTTCGCAGGCACTCATCGGTCATTTAGCTCCGCCCCTTCCTACCGCTACAAGGTTGAAGAAAGTAGTGAAGATGACGACGAAGACGAAGAACTGCAGATGGCTTTGGCGTTCAGCCTGTCAGAATTGGAAGCCCAGCAGAGAGCTGCTGCCGCCGACCGCATATCAGGTGCCGGGGGTGTGGGCAGAGTCAGGATTAACAAAGCTAGGGGCCTCGGAAATGACGTGGGAGTAAAGAGAGAATTTTTAAATGTGGAAAGAAATGCGAAGATTGTTGTAGAGGATAAACGTGCAAATGGTCAGTTTAAAATGGACTCCGAACCTGGAGTTGAGAGTGAAACCGAGAAAAAGAGAACCAGGGTGCCAGACCTCTCTCCCGAGTCACCCTCAACAGCCAGCACTACACCGCAAAGTCAGAGCAGTGAGGAGAGGTTTCAGCCCGCGATCAACACTAATGCCGGCTgcgtgaaaaagaaaaagaagtgtggGTGCGTGGTGTGCTAA
- the dnajb2 gene encoding dnaJ homolog subfamily B member 2 isoform X2, producing MVDYYNILGVPKTASQEEIKKAYRKLALKWHPDKNPDNKAEAERKFKQLAEAYEVLSDKSKRESYDRSKDDGWQRTGYTHSNSSTDFTGFPFTFRSPDEVFREFFGGKDPFADFFEGMPSSSNLGPSRFFSFPSAGAGFTSFSSTSNFMNGMANESFLGSNSSHTCSTVTINVNGKRTTIKKENGQERTEIEENGVLTKVLINGVEDEMALALELSRRQNQSKQATQKPNIQNRPSAQPERPHLSPSPFSGFAGTHRSFSSAPSYRYKVEESSEDDDEDEELQMALAFSLSELEAQQRAAAADRISESDFEAFTS from the exons ATGGTGGACTACTATAATATCCTAGGAGTGCCAAAAACAGCCTCACAGGAAGAAATCAAGAAGGC GTACAGGAAACTGGCCCTAAAATGGCATCCTGACAAAAACCCAGACAACAAggcagaagcagagagaaagtTCAAACAGCTTGCAGAGGCCTATGAAGTCCTGTCCGACA AGAGCAAACGTGAGTCATATGACAGATCTAAAGACGATGGATGGCAACGCACGG GTTACACCCACTCCAACTCTTCAACGGACTTCACTGGATTCCCCTTCACATTCCGCAGCCCAGACGAGGTGTTCAGAGAGTTTTTTGGTGGAAAGGATCCGTTTGCTGATTTTTTTG AAGGGATGCCGTCATCCTCCAACCTCGGCCCCAGTCGATTCTTCTCTTTTCCCTCAGCAGGAG CTGGCTTTACCTCGTTCTCATCAACCTCCAATTTTATGAATGGGATGGCCAACGAGAGCTTCTTAGGATCCAACTCTAGCCACACATGTTCAACTGTTACCATAAATGTAAATGGAAAACGCACCACCATTAAAAA GGAGAACGGGCAGGAAAGAACGGAGATTGAGGAGAATGGGGTGTTAACGAAGGTGTTGATTAATG GTGTGGAAGACGAAATGGCGCTCGCTCTGGAGCTGAGCCGAAGACAGAACCAGTCCAAGCAGGCGACTCAGAAGCCAAATATCCAGAACAGACCATCTGCCCAACCAGAGAGGCCACACCTCAGTCCCAGCCCTTTCTCCGGCTTCGCAGGCACTCATCGGTCATTTAGCTCCGCCCCTTCCTACCGCTACAAGGTTGAAGAAAGTAGTGAAGATGACGACGAAGACGAAGAACTGCAGATGGCTTTGGCGTTCAGCCTGTCAGAATTGGAAGCCCAGCAGAGAGCTGCTGCCGCCGACCGCATATCAG AATCAGACTTCGAAGCCTTCACAAGCTAA
- the dnajb2 gene encoding dnaJ homolog subfamily B member 2 isoform X3, translating to MVDYYNILGVPKTASQEEIKKAYRKLALKWHPDKNPDNKAEAERKFKQLAEAYEVLSDKSKRESYDRSKDDGWQRTGYTHSNSSTDFTGFPFTFRSPDEVFREFFGGKDPFADFFEGMPSSSNLGPSRFFSFPSAGAGFTSFSSTSNFMNGMANESFLGSNSSHTCSTVTINVNGKRTTIKKENGQERTEIEENGVLTKVLINGVEDEMALALELSRRQNQSKQATQKPNIQNRPSAQPERPHLSPSPFSGFAGTHRSFSSAPSYRYKVEESSEDDDEDEELQMALAFSLSELEAQQRAAAADRISEDCF from the exons ATGGTGGACTACTATAATATCCTAGGAGTGCCAAAAACAGCCTCACAGGAAGAAATCAAGAAGGC GTACAGGAAACTGGCCCTAAAATGGCATCCTGACAAAAACCCAGACAACAAggcagaagcagagagaaagtTCAAACAGCTTGCAGAGGCCTATGAAGTCCTGTCCGACA AGAGCAAACGTGAGTCATATGACAGATCTAAAGACGATGGATGGCAACGCACGG GTTACACCCACTCCAACTCTTCAACGGACTTCACTGGATTCCCCTTCACATTCCGCAGCCCAGACGAGGTGTTCAGAGAGTTTTTTGGTGGAAAGGATCCGTTTGCTGATTTTTTTG AAGGGATGCCGTCATCCTCCAACCTCGGCCCCAGTCGATTCTTCTCTTTTCCCTCAGCAGGAG CTGGCTTTACCTCGTTCTCATCAACCTCCAATTTTATGAATGGGATGGCCAACGAGAGCTTCTTAGGATCCAACTCTAGCCACACATGTTCAACTGTTACCATAAATGTAAATGGAAAACGCACCACCATTAAAAA GGAGAACGGGCAGGAAAGAACGGAGATTGAGGAGAATGGGGTGTTAACGAAGGTGTTGATTAATG GTGTGGAAGACGAAATGGCGCTCGCTCTGGAGCTGAGCCGAAGACAGAACCAGTCCAAGCAGGCGACTCAGAAGCCAAATATCCAGAACAGACCATCTGCCCAACCAGAGAGGCCACACCTCAGTCCCAGCCCTTTCTCCGGCTTCGCAGGCACTCATCGGTCATTTAGCTCCGCCCCTTCCTACCGCTACAAGGTTGAAGAAAGTAGTGAAGATGACGACGAAGACGAAGAACTGCAGATGGCTTTGGCGTTCAGCCTGTCAGAATTGGAAGCCCAGCAGAGAGCTGCTGCCGCCGACCGCATATCAG AGGATTGCTTCTGA